The genomic stretch ATAGAATCGGAGAACAAGAGTTAGGGGGAGTTCTGCTCTTCTATTCCCGGGATATATTGTACTACACAGGCACGGCACAGCCATCATATCTGGTTGTTTTGCCTGACGATTATTTCTTATTTGTCAGGAGCGGTTTTGAATTCGCTATGGACGACGTCTTTGTCAACAAAGAGAACATTCGAGAAGAACGTCGTCTGGGAAATATATTCAAAGAAATGTTCTCCGGGCGGGAATTGGGAAGTAAAAGGGTCGGCGCCGAATTGGATATTGTAACCGTAGAACAGTTCAAGGAGATGGAAAAGATATTTTCCGGTTATGAATTTGTAAATGTATCTCCCCTCGTCCTGGAACAGAGAAAGAGGAAGGATGCCTCTGAGATAGAAAAAATCAGGAAATCTTGTGATGCAATTCACCGGGGCCATGAAGCGGTTCTTGCTACTCTGAAGGAAGGGATCACTGAACTTGAACTTGCCGCCGCCGTTGAAAACGCTCATCGACTTGCAGGGCATGAAGGGATTTTCTTCATCCGGCAACCCGATTTCTTCATGAGTAGAGGACCAATTTCGTCGGGACCAAACCTGTTCAAGATCAGCGGTGTTGTTTACACCATCACCGGTGTGG from Deltaproteobacteria bacterium encodes the following:
- a CDS encoding Xaa-Pro peptidase family protein, whose product is MNRENRIKILQDRIGEQELGGVLLFYSRDILYYTGTAQPSYLVVLPDDYFLFVRSGFEFAMDDVFVNKENIREERRLGNIFKEMFSGRELGSKRVGAELDIVTVEQFKEMEKIFSGYEFVNVSPLVLEQRKRKDASEIEKIRKSCDAIHRGHEAVLATLKEGITELELAAAVENAHRLAGHEGIFFIRQPDFFMSRGPISSGPNLFKISGVVYTITGVGLSSSVPAGPSLRKIVRGDTVIVDIPTLVEGYHADQTRTYCLGKASPEIKSMFNDLVTIADHLIHHIKPGMKCSEIYRIAIEKTKELGRSDHFQNFGKGKKSRLIGHGIGLELNEPPIPSEYDHTEVGENYVIALDIHMMDEAAGVVKLEDMILIKEKGNEILTRSPRRLFEIP